Sequence from the Synergistaceae bacterium genome:
AGTCATCTAGCGATGTCGTGGGACTGGTTCTGGCCTGAAGGCTTCTACACGATCGTGATGATTTTCGTGTTCGCCTTCGGAGCTTTCGCGTTCAAGCTGCCTATTGCGGTTGCTATGGCTTTTGCGGCAATCGTCGGCGCGGCTGTCGGAGGTGCGGGCTTCCCGCTTCGTCATCTAGTTGAGGGCGAGTTCGGCTACCTCAATACCATAATGGTTATCTGCACAGCAATGATCTTCATGAAGGTTGTGCAGAGGACAGGACTCCTTGATGCTCTGTCGGCGTGGGTGATAAGGAAGTTCCGTCATGCCCCCGCAGTGCTCTCCGTCGGCATAATGATAATCATCATGCTTCCCGGAATGATTACCGGCTCGTCCACCGCCGCAGTGCTCACGACAGGTGCGTTAGTGTCGCCGGTGCTGGTTACGTTAGGGCTGTCGAAGGTTCGTGCCGCAGCAGTTGTCTCGATGGGTGCGCTGCTCGGAATGATTGCCCCTCCAGTCAGCATCCCCGCGATGATAATCTGTGCCGGTGTGGACATCCCTTACGTCGGCTTCGCAGTTCCCCTCTTAATCTGCACGTTCCCGCTGGCTGTTGTGTTTGCCTTGACGATGATTTATCCGGGCATAGCAGGAGGAAACCATGACCTCGCTGCCCTTGAGAAGCATCTGTTCGAGATGGAGCGCAACTCCCTCACGCTTCGGCTGTTCCTCCCGGTGATTGTGCTTGTGGGTCTGCTTTGCGCCGAGCAGTTTTTCCCGGGAAAGGTGTCGCTGGGAATGCCGCTGATCTTCCTCATCTCCGCGCTCTCAGGACTTCTCTCGGGCACGAGCTGGAACGTCTATGACACAGTCATTGAGGCCGTCAATGATGCCCTGCCCGTAATGGGAATCCTCATGGGAGTAGGAATGTTCATCCAGATAATGACGCTGATTGGCGTTCAGGGGTTTATCGTCGTGTCGGCGTTGAGTTTGCCGTCATGGACGCTCTTTGTCGGAATCGCCGTAACAATGCCGCTCTTCGGAGCAGTTTCGTCGTTCGGGTCTGCTTCGGTCTTGGGCGTACCGTTCCTGCTTGCTCTCCTGAACTACAACTCGGTGATTGTTGCGTCCGCTCTGAGCCTGATTGCGTCGCTGGGAGACCTCATGCCTCCGACTGCACTTGCGGGCATCTTCGCGGCTCAGGTTGTCGGTGAAGAGAATTACTTTAAGGTGCTGAAGCTGTGCCTGTTGCCCGGACTGTGCTTGGCACTCTGGGGGCTGGCTGTAATCTTCATGAGCCCGACAATCGCGGGCTGGCTGTTCTGAAGGGGTGATGAATGTTGCTGACGTTGATTTACAGGGGAATACTGGTGTTCATGGCGGTGCTTATCGTTATCTGCATGTTCCGCGAAAAATCCTTCTGGAAGCAGGCAGGCGCGGCGATGGTGCTGATTCCGATGATACTGCGAATCCTTATGATTAAGTGAGGCATAGCATGACAGAGTACAAGTTCAAGGGCAATGCCCTCACAGCAATACTCCTCCTCGCCATCGCAGGAGGCATAGCGTACATCACTGCTCAGTCGTTCATGTCGATGTGGGTTGACGACAAGGTTTACCCGGCAGAAGGCTTCACTGAGCACAAACTCTCCGAGTGGGAGCCCGCCATCAAGGGCACGCCCGCAGACACGCCCGTATTCATTCAGAACGGAGAAGAGCCCGGCGGGACAGTCCTCATTCTCGGCGGAACTCATCCCAACGAACCGGCAGGCTTCATCTCCGCGATAATGTACCTTGAGCGCGCGATGGTCAGCAAGGGGAGATTAATCGTTATTCCGTTCGCGGATCACTCTGCGTTCACGCACAATTCTCCGCAGGACGCAGCCCCTCAACGCTTCCACATCGGGACGCGTACGTTCAAGTTCGGTTCACGCGCTAGCAACCCGATTCACCAGTGGCCTGAACCTGACATCTACATTCACTACCCTTCAGGGCAGAAGCTGGACGGTTCATCACGTGCCAACCTCAACAGAGGCTATCCCGGCACTCTCAACGAGGGCATAACTCAGGCAGCATCACTGGCTATCCTTGAGCTGATACAGAAGGAGCACGTTACGCTAGCGTTCGACCTTCACGAGGCCTCACCTGAATATCCCGTCGTTAATGCTATGGTTGCGCATGAACGTGCAATGGAACTTGCAGCAACCGCGACGATGGAGCTTGAGTTCAGCGGAATACCCATGAGGCTCGAACCCTCGCCGAAGAACCTTCGCGGCCTCAGCCACCGTGAATGGGGAGACGCGACTACTGACACCCTCGCTATTCTGATGGAGGCAGGCAACCCCTCGCAGGGCAGGCTTCGCGAACGCACAGATGAAGCACTCGTTCTGACAGGACGCGACAAAGCCTACGCCAGAGCCTCGAAACTTGGCCGCCTCTTCGTGCCTTACGAGGAAGATCAGCCGCTGGAATTGAGGGTAGCGCGTCATGTTACGGCAGTCATGGTCTGCATCGAACAGCTGGAGATGGTGCTTGACGAGTCTAAGGGCGTAACGATCGGGAACATTCCCGGCTACGAAGAGATTATCGCTGACGGGCTGAGCAAGTACTTAGCTCCCGAAGCGTAATATTAAGGAGGTAACGCAATGAAGAAAGTGTTGTTAGCAGTATTGATGGTGTGCATCGCGACGGCGGCATTTGCTGAAGTTCACGATGTATACGCGGAAAAAGGTATGGTGAGTTCGGCGCACGAACTTGCCTCGAAGGCAGGGGTTGAGATTCTGCAGAAGGGCGGCAACGCTGTGGACGCGGCAATAGCTACCTACCTTGCGCTTAACGTCGTCGAGTTCAACGCGTCGGGCATAGGCGGCGGCGGGTTCATGGTGATACGTTCGGCCAAGACAGGTGAAGTCGTGGAGCTGGATTACCGCGAGATGGCTCCTGCGTCGGCAACAAAGGACATGTACGCTTCCGACGAGTCCAAGAAGGCACACGAGTCCTTCGAGGGCGGAAAGTCTATTGGAGTTCCCGGCGCGGTGATGGGTATGTTCACGGCACTCAAGAAGTACGGGACGATGACCTTCGCTGAAGTCGCAGAGCCCGCAATCCGTCTCGCGGAAGAAGGCTTCGTGCTTGCGCCTATGCAGAACGGAATAATCACCGACGAATACGGCAAGCTGACCAAGTACAACAAGGAGTGTGCGTTCATCGTTGACGGACTTCCTCTCGAGGCCGGAGCAGTCCTCAAACAGCCCGAACTGGCCAAGACATTCCGGCTTCTTGCGGAGAAAGGTCCTGACGAGTTCTACGGCGGCGAAATCGGACAGGCAGTCGTTGATGCGGTCAATGCTTCGGGCGGAAAGATGACGCTTGATGACCTAAAGGCCTACAAGATGGAAGAGAGAGTGCCGGTAAAGGGCACGTACAGGGGCTACACGATCTATTCAACGCCTCCTGCATCGAGCGGCGGTACTCACATCGTCCAGCTCCTGAACATCATGGAGAACTTCAGCGTCAAGGAGCTCGGGCACAACACAGCGAAATACCTTCACGTTCTGTCAGAGGCGATGAAGCAGGCATTCGCAGACCGCCAGAAGTACATGGCAGACACAGCGTTTGCTCCTGACGTGCCGCTGGCTGGACTGACCAGCAAAGCCTACGCGAAGAGTATCGCAGAGAACCTCTCGACCGAGAAGTCAGCAAACGAGGTACAGCCCGGCAAACCTGCAGACTTCATCTCGTACAAGGGCGGAGACGTTCAGGAGAGAATCTCTACCAGCTCGTTCTCAGTCGTCGACGCAGAAGGCAACATCGTAGCTTCGACAAACACCGTAAATTACTTCTTCGGCTCAGGCGTAATCGTTCCGGGCTACGGCTTCGTCCTGAATGACGAGATGGACGACTTCGCGCAGAACCCCGACAGCGTCAACGCACCCGAACCGGGCAAACGTCCTCTGTCGAGCATGAGCCCTACAATCGTGATTGACCCGGAGGGCAGGCCGTTCATGACGGTAGGTGCTGCGGGAGCAATGAGGATAATCACCGCCGTAACGCAGATAATCATGAACGTTGTGGATTTCGGCATGACGATGGACGAAGCTATCGAGCAGCCGCGTATCTTCAACTCAGCGTCGAACGGCAAAGCCAACAAGCTGATGATTGAGCAGGGAATCTCTGAGGAAGTCATCAAGGCACTGCAGGAGATGGGGCATGAAGTAGATGTACAGCCCTTCACGGGTTACTTCGGGACTGCGCAGGGAATACTCTTTGACCACGCTAATAACCGCATGGACGGAGGAGCGGACAGCCGCAGGCTTGGTGTGCCTGTGGGGTTCTAAGCGTTAAGGTGAAAAGTTCAGCCCCCTCGAAGCTATGAGGGGGTTATTATTTTGCCGTTCTTAATTACCCACGCAATATTGAGAGACGCATCAAGCGCAACAAGATTTGCCCTGCCTCCCGCGTGAATGCTCCCGTCAAGCCCTATCGCCCGCGCGGAGTTCACCGCAGAACACCTCACCGCAACTTCAAGCGGAACGTTCATCTCGCGTACTGCCGTCCTCATGCAGTCCATGAGGTTCGTAACGCTCCCTGCAATCGTCTTCCCATCCTCGAGGGTTGCTCTGTTTCCGTGCTTGATGACGGGGAGGCCTCCGAGCTCGTAATCACCGTCGGGCATACCCGTAGCTTCCATTGAGTCGCTGATGAATATCACCCTGTCCGCGCCGAACATCCGCAGAGTGTTCCTCACAACAGCAGGGTGAACGTGAACTCCGTCGCAGATAAGCTCAACCGTAACATTCTCGTTTTCGGCCGCCGCGATGACCGGCCCGGGTGCTCTGTGGCTGATGGGGTTCATTGCGTTGTAGAGGTGCGTAACGTGCCTTGCACCCCGTGCGAACGCTTCACGTGCTGTGTCGTAATCACATGCAGTGTGAGCGACCGACACCCTCACCATCCTGCTGGCTTCCTCAATGAACGTCATAGCCCCGTCGACTTCCGGCGCGACGACCGCAATCCGTATCAGCCCGCCGGACTCTTCCTGAAGCCTCCTGAGCATCTCTGCGCTTGGCCGGGCAATATACGCCGGGTTCTGCGCACCGATTTTTGCCGGAGAGATGAACGGCCCTTCAAGGTTAATCCCCGCGAACTCCCCGAAGGACTTTGCGGCTCTCATGATACGTGAAAGCTCGTGCTCGGGGAGTGTCATTGTCGCAGGACAGAGCGTCGTGATGCCGTTGTGCGCCTCGTAGTCGGTGATTGCCTTGAAGGCTTCAGGCGTTCCTTCGCAGAAGTCATGCCCCGCGCACCCGTGAAAGTGTATATCCGTCAGGCCGGGAATGATATAGAGATTTTCAGCATCAATTGTCTCTGCCTCAGGAGGTTCTGTGTCGGCTATTATTCCGTCTTTGACGTAGAGGCTTCCCGCGCGAAACCTGCAGTTCTCACAGAAGATACTCCCGTCCTTAATCACAAAGCTCTGCATTCCGAGAACGCTCCTTCGTCGCACACAAGAATCACGTCATTATGAAGCTGCAGTATGCTTCCCGGCACGTACGGCGTAACTTCCCCGAAAAATACCTGTCTTACAGCTTCCGCCTTCTCTTCTCCCGACGCAATCACGAGAATTTTCCGTGCCCGCAGTATCGAGCGTATACCCATCGTGTAGGCATGGCTGGGTACGTCCTTTCCGGCCTCGAAGAATCTTCTGTTCGCCGCAACAGTGCTCCCTGAAAGTTCAACGCAGTGCACGTCCTTCACGAAGTATTCGCACGGCTCGTTGAAGCCTATGTGCCCGTTCCTTCCTAACCCCAACAGCTGCAAGTCCTGCCGTCCTATCCGCTCTAACAGTTCGTTGTACTTCCTGCAGGCTTCCGCGCTGTCGGTTATCTTTCCGTTGGGAAGGTGCGTGTTCTCCGGCCTTATGTTCACAAGGCTGAAGAGGTTATCCCTCATGTATGACGCGTAGCTTTCCGGGTCATCAGCACCCAGCCCCTTGTACTCGTCGAGGTTCACCGTAACAACCTCCGAGAAGTCGAGGTCTCCCTTCCTGTACCATTCCGCAAGCTGACGGTAAAGCCCGGCTGGTGTCGAGCCTGTAGCAAGGCCGAGAACGCAGTCGGGCTTCAGGATGATCTGTGCAGAAATTATGTTTGCTGCCTTCCTGCTCATCTCATCGTAGTTCTTCGTTACGTAAATCTTCATTTGCTGGCATCGATTAACTTCTTCAGCTCGTCATACACAAACTGTACTTTTGTGCCAACAACTACCTGCACGTTGTGTTCTGAAGGCCTGAACACTCCGGGTACACCGGCATTCTTCATCTTTGCTTCGTCGACGAGAAGATAATCTTCAACCTCTGTCCTGAGCCTCGTTGCGCAGTAGGTTACTTCCCTGATGTTCGCCGGGCCTCCGAGACCTTCGAGGATTACGCGCGCCATGTCCGTAAAGTTGTTGTTCTTGAGCGTAATCAGTCCTGCCTGCAGGCTCTCATCTTCCCTGCCGGGTGTCTTGAGGTCGAAGGTCTTTATCGCCCAGCTGAACACGACATAGTACACAACCGCGAACACGAGGCCTATCGGGATAATCATCCACGGATTTACGGCCATCGGAGCATTGAAGCTGAGTATCCAGTCAACCATTCCTGCGCTGAAGTTGAAGCCGCACCGTACAGGGAGATACGCGCACACGACGGCGGAAATTCCCGTGAGCAGTGCGTGAAGAAGGTACAGTCCCGGCGCGAGGAACATGAACGAGAACTCTATAGGCTCAGTGATGCCCGTAAAGAACGAGGCGATTGCTCCGGCCAAAAGAAGGCTTGCGGCACTCTTCTTGCGCTTGTCGCTGGCGGCTCTATACATCGCGAACGCTCCTGCAACGAGACCGAACATCATCACCGGGAAGAAGCCGGTCATGTACATTCCGGTTACTCCCTTGACCGCACCTTCTCCGCCCGACCAGAACAGCCCGAGATCGTTGATGCCAGCCGTGTCAAACCAGAAGACGGCATTAAGCGCGTGGTGAAGCCCGAGAGGAATCAACGCTCTGTTGAGCATGGCATAGAGACCTGCGCCTATAGGTCCGAGCCCGACGATGGAGATTCCGAAGCCGACAAGAGCACTGTAGACCACCGGCCACACAAAGTACAGCACGACCGCCGCGAGTGCCGAGAGTATCGCCGTAACTATTGCGACGCATCGCCTTCCCGCGAAGAACGCCAGCCAGTCGGGGGGCATGTAGTCTTTGCACCTGTTGTAGCAGCTTGCTCCGATGAGTCCGGCCAAGATTCCGATAAACGCATTCTGTATCTTGCCGAACGCCGCAGGAACCTGCGACACGTCAACCTGCGAGTACATTGCCACAGCACCGGGCGACAGCAGAGTCGTAATCATCAGCCACGACACGAGACCTGCAAGTGCGGGAGTGCCGTCTGTGTCATCAGCCATTCCGATAGCAACGCCGATGGCGAACAGAAGCGGAATCTGGTCGATGATTGCGCTGGCGGCCTTGATGCAGAACGCGGAATAGATGCTGTTCGCGCCCCAGCCTGTGGGGTCAATCCAGTAGCCTATTCCGTAGAGGATTCCCGCTGCGGGAAGACAAGCCACAGGGAGCATGAGAGATCTGCCGATTTTCTGGAGATACTTCATCATGATGAATAAACTTCCTTCCTGATAAGTTATGTTATGGATGTGGCAATTATATAACACTTTGTAGAGTATAATGAACTGTCCACCGAAACACTGCCGCGGGAAATGAGGATGACGGTATGTCTGATATTAAGTACTGGATCGTTGTTGTCGATGACGATGTTGCAAACCTGATGATGGCCGGAAATGTCATGAGCAAGAACGGAATGCGCGTAACTGCTCTGAAGTCCGGGAAAGCCCTGCTCGAATACATAGAGACT
This genomic interval carries:
- a CDS encoding TRAP transporter large permease subunit; protein product: MSWDWFWPEGFYTIVMIFVFAFGAFAFKLPIAVAMAFAAIVGAAVGGAGFPLRHLVEGEFGYLNTIMVICTAMIFMKVVQRTGLLDALSAWVIRKFRHAPAVLSVGIMIIIMLPGMITGSSTAAVLTTGALVSPVLVTLGLSKVRAAAVVSMGALLGMIAPPVSIPAMIICAGVDIPYVGFAVPLLICTFPLAVVFALTMIYPGIAGGNHDLAALEKHLFEMERNSLTLRLFLPVIVLVGLLCAEQFFPGKVSLGMPLIFLISALSGLLSGTSWNVYDTVIEAVNDALPVMGILMGVGMFIQIMTLIGVQGFIVVSALSLPSWTLFVGIAVTMPLFGAVSSFGSASVLGVPFLLALLNYNSVIVASALSLIASLGDLMPPTALAGIFAAQVVGEENYFKVLKLCLLPGLCLALWGLAVIFMSPTIAGWLF
- a CDS encoding succinylglutamate desuccinylase/aspartoacylase family protein, coding for MTEYKFKGNALTAILLLAIAGGIAYITAQSFMSMWVDDKVYPAEGFTEHKLSEWEPAIKGTPADTPVFIQNGEEPGGTVLILGGTHPNEPAGFISAIMYLERAMVSKGRLIVIPFADHSAFTHNSPQDAAPQRFHIGTRTFKFGSRASNPIHQWPEPDIYIHYPSGQKLDGSSRANLNRGYPGTLNEGITQAASLAILELIQKEHVTLAFDLHEASPEYPVVNAMVAHERAMELAATATMELEFSGIPMRLEPSPKNLRGLSHREWGDATTDTLAILMEAGNPSQGRLRERTDEALVLTGRDKAYARASKLGRLFVPYEEDQPLELRVARHVTAVMVCIEQLEMVLDESKGVTIGNIPGYEEIIADGLSKYLAPEA
- the ggt gene encoding gamma-glutamyltransferase, yielding MKKVLLAVLMVCIATAAFAEVHDVYAEKGMVSSAHELASKAGVEILQKGGNAVDAAIATYLALNVVEFNASGIGGGGFMVIRSAKTGEVVELDYREMAPASATKDMYASDESKKAHESFEGGKSIGVPGAVMGMFTALKKYGTMTFAEVAEPAIRLAEEGFVLAPMQNGIITDEYGKLTKYNKECAFIVDGLPLEAGAVLKQPELAKTFRLLAEKGPDEFYGGEIGQAVVDAVNASGGKMTLDDLKAYKMEERVPVKGTYRGYTIYSTPPASSGGTHIVQLLNIMENFSVKELGHNTAKYLHVLSEAMKQAFADRQKYMADTAFAPDVPLAGLTSKAYAKSIAENLSTEKSANEVQPGKPADFISYKGGDVQERISTSSFSVVDAEGNIVASTNTVNYFFGSGVIVPGYGFVLNDEMDDFAQNPDSVNAPEPGKRPLSSMSPTIVIDPEGRPFMTVGAAGAMRIITAVTQIIMNVVDFGMTMDEAIEQPRIFNSASNGKANKLMIEQGISEEVIKALQEMGHEVDVQPFTGYFGTAQGILFDHANNRMDGGADSRRLGVPVGF
- the nagA gene encoding N-acetylglucosamine-6-phosphate deacetylase — its product is MQSFVIKDGSIFCENCRFRAGSLYVKDGIIADTEPPEAETIDAENLYIIPGLTDIHFHGCAGHDFCEGTPEAFKAITDYEAHNGITTLCPATMTLPEHELSRIMRAAKSFGEFAGINLEGPFISPAKIGAQNPAYIARPSAEMLRRLQEESGGLIRIAVVAPEVDGAMTFIEEASRMVRVSVAHTACDYDTAREAFARGARHVTHLYNAMNPISHRAPGPVIAAAENENVTVELICDGVHVHPAVVRNTLRMFGADRVIFISDSMEATGMPDGDYELGGLPVIKHGNRATLEDGKTIAGSVTNLMDCMRTAVREMNVPLEVAVRCSAVNSARAIGLDGSIHAGGRANLVALDASLNIAWVIKNGKIITPS
- the nagB gene encoding glucosamine-6-phosphate deaminase, with amino-acid sequence MKIYVTKNYDEMSRKAANIISAQIILKPDCVLGLATGSTPAGLYRQLAEWYRKGDLDFSEVVTVNLDEYKGLGADDPESYASYMRDNLFSLVNIRPENTHLPNGKITDSAEACRKYNELLERIGRQDLQLLGLGRNGHIGFNEPCEYFVKDVHCVELSGSTVAANRRFFEAGKDVPSHAYTMGIRSILRARKILVIASGEEKAEAVRQVFFGEVTPYVPGSILQLHNDVILVCDEGAFSECRAL
- a CDS encoding PTS transporter subunit EIIC, with product MMKYLQKIGRSLMLPVACLPAAGILYGIGYWIDPTGWGANSIYSAFCIKAASAIIDQIPLLFAIGVAIGMADDTDGTPALAGLVSWLMITTLLSPGAVAMYSQVDVSQVPAAFGKIQNAFIGILAGLIGASCYNRCKDYMPPDWLAFFAGRRCVAIVTAILSALAAVVLYFVWPVVYSALVGFGISIVGLGPIGAGLYAMLNRALIPLGLHHALNAVFWFDTAGINDLGLFWSGGEGAVKGVTGMYMTGFFPVMMFGLVAGAFAMYRAASDKRKKSAASLLLAGAIASFFTGITEPIEFSFMFLAPGLYLLHALLTGISAVVCAYLPVRCGFNFSAGMVDWILSFNAPMAVNPWMIIPIGLVFAVVYYVVFSWAIKTFDLKTPGREDESLQAGLITLKNNNFTDMARVILEGLGGPANIREVTYCATRLRTEVEDYLLVDEAKMKNAGVPGVFRPSEHNVQVVVGTKVQFVYDELKKLIDASK